A section of the Arcobacter roscoffensis genome encodes:
- a CDS encoding F0F1 ATP synthase subunit A — MEGRLFTFLGSIGGHGQEWIILSHYILAIGVIFLIANAATRKMQLVPTGSQNVMEAFIGGVVSMGADTMGEKNARVYMPLIGSLGLVIVISNLMGVVPGFESPTANINFTLSLALIVFVYYNYLGIKTNGFVNYFKHFMGPMPVLAPLMFPIEIISHISRIISLSFRLFGAIRGDDMFLMVLLMLVPWIVPLSGFFMLTAFGLLQAFIFMILTYVYIAGSIMMEHEDH, encoded by the coding sequence ATGGAAGGAAGACTGTTTACGTTCTTAGGTAGCATCGGTGGCCACGGTCAAGAATGGATAATCTTATCACACTACATCTTAGCGATTGGTGTTATATTTTTAATAGCAAATGCAGCTACTAGAAAAATGCAACTAGTTCCAACTGGTTCACAAAATGTTATGGAAGCATTCATTGGTGGTGTTGTATCTATGGGTGCAGATACAATGGGTGAAAAAAACGCTAGAGTTTATATGCCATTAATTGGTTCTTTAGGTTTAGTAATTGTTATTTCTAACTTAATGGGTGTTGTTCCAGGATTTGAGTCTCCAACAGCAAACATCAACTTTACATTATCATTAGCATTAATTGTTTTTGTATACTATAATTACTTAGGTATTAAAACAAATGGTTTTGTTAATTACTTTAAGCACTTTATGGGTCCAATGCCTGTATTAGCTCCATTAATGTTCCCAATTGAAATAATTTCTCACATTTCAAGAATTATTTCTTTATCATTTAGACTTTTTGGTGCTATTAGAGGTGATGATATGTTCTTAATGGTATTATTAATGTTAGTACCATGGATTGTGCCATTATCTGGATTCTTTATGTTAACTGCATTTGGATTATTACAAGCATTTATTTTCATGATTTTAACTTATGTTTATATTGCTGGTTCTATTATGATGGAACATGAAGATCACTAA
- the metE gene encoding 5-methyltetrahydropteroyltriglutamate--homocysteine S-methyltransferase, which translates to MSKNYVIGFPRIGEQRELKKVLEEFWSNKCSFEKVEVVAKELKQRHWSYQQKAGIDFVSSNDFSFYDNVLDTCVLLNAIPKRFKDLENEELYFSMARGNKNSVAMEMTKWFNTNYHYIVPELSLEDEYKLNASKIINEYKEAKEFGLKTKINIIGPLTFLGLSKRVDNGDVYELHSKILPIYKELLEEISKLDESLTVQIDEPILVKDNDVKVLSLIKPTYDLLANVSSNIDIIVTTYFEHSNEASKILVNTPIYALGLDFLYGQKNFEILDEISKSGKKLVAGVVDGRNIWKNNIQNSLELLSKISKHINKEDLIISSSCSLLHTPYTLKYEEKMKSEIKSWLSYACEKLDELNLITKVFFEGVNSLNENEQNAYNDNIESNHNRLNSEIIHDKSVQQRVDNFTKLERDGKYEERIKLQKEILGYEDLATTTIGSFPQTPEVRKSRRYFKKSEISKEQYEKDMKQYIDDCIAFQEECGIEVLVHGEPERNDMVEYFGEQLKGYGFSQNGWVQSYGSRCVKPPFIYGDISRPKAITVDWITYAQSKTDKIMKGMLTGPVTILNWSFVRDDKTRSEVSKQIAVALSDEIEDLQKEGIKIIQVDEAAFKEGYPLRTENIKEYENWATRDFKICVSTAKKQTQIHTHMCYSEFNDIIKTIEDMDADVISIETARSGNELLKIFKEVGYKQEVGPGVYDIHSPRVPSVEELKKQIELLLEVLPKEQLWINPDCGLKTRKWEEVKPSLTNMVEAVKQIRKDYE; encoded by the coding sequence ATGTCAAAAAATTATGTAATAGGATTTCCAAGAATTGGAGAACAAAGAGAGCTTAAAAAAGTTTTAGAAGAGTTTTGGTCAAATAAATGTTCATTTGAAAAAGTAGAAGTTGTTGCAAAAGAGTTAAAACAAAGACACTGGTCATATCAACAAAAAGCAGGAATTGATTTTGTCTCATCAAATGACTTTTCATTTTATGATAATGTTTTAGATACTTGTGTATTATTAAATGCCATTCCTAAAAGATTTAAAGATTTAGAAAATGAAGAATTATATTTTTCTATGGCAAGAGGTAATAAAAATAGCGTAGCAATGGAAATGACAAAATGGTTTAATACAAACTATCATTATATAGTTCCTGAATTAAGCTTAGAAGATGAGTATAAATTAAATGCTTCGAAAATCATAAATGAATATAAAGAAGCAAAAGAGTTTGGTTTAAAAACTAAAATCAATATTATAGGTCCACTTACATTTTTAGGATTATCAAAAAGAGTTGATAATGGTGATGTATATGAATTACACTCAAAAATTCTTCCTATATATAAAGAGTTATTAGAAGAGATTTCAAAATTAGATGAGAGTCTAACTGTACAAATTGATGAGCCTATTTTAGTAAAAGATAATGATGTAAAAGTTTTAAGCCTAATTAAACCTACATATGATTTATTAGCAAATGTATCTAGCAATATTGATATTATTGTTACTACATATTTTGAGCACTCAAATGAAGCTAGTAAGATTTTAGTAAACACACCTATTTATGCTTTAGGACTTGACTTTTTATATGGTCAAAAAAACTTTGAAATATTAGATGAGATTTCTAAAAGTGGGAAAAAATTAGTTGCAGGTGTAGTTGATGGTAGAAATATTTGGAAAAACAATATTCAAAATTCTTTAGAACTATTAAGTAAAATAAGTAAACATATAAATAAAGAAGATTTAATCATCTCATCATCTTGTTCGCTACTTCATACTCCATATACATTAAAGTATGAAGAAAAAATGAAAAGTGAAATAAAATCTTGGCTTTCATATGCTTGCGAAAAACTTGATGAATTAAATTTAATTACAAAAGTATTTTTTGAAGGTGTCAATTCATTAAACGAAAATGAACAAAATGCTTACAATGATAATATTGAGTCTAATCATAATAGACTAAACTCTGAGATTATTCATGATAAATCAGTACAGCAAAGAGTTGATAACTTTACAAAGTTAGAGCGAGATGGAAAATATGAAGAAAGAATCAAATTACAAAAAGAGATTTTAGGATACGAAGATTTAGCAACTACTACAATTGGATCTTTCCCTCAAACTCCTGAAGTAAGAAAATCAAGAAGATATTTCAAAAAAAGCGAAATTTCAAAAGAACAATACGAAAAAGATATGAAACAATATATTGATGATTGTATTGCTTTCCAAGAAGAGTGTGGAATTGAAGTATTAGTTCATGGAGAGCCAGAAAGAAATGATATGGTTGAGTATTTTGGTGAACAACTAAAAGGTTATGGTTTTTCTCAAAATGGATGGGTTCAATCATATGGAAGTAGATGTGTGAAACCACCATTTATTTATGGGGATATAAGTAGACCAAAAGCTATAACTGTTGATTGGATTACTTATGCTCAAAGTAAAACAGATAAAATCATGAAAGGAATGCTAACAGGTCCAGTTACTATTTTAAACTGGTCTTTTGTAAGAGATGATAAAACAAGAAGTGAAGTATCAAAACAAATAGCAGTTGCTTTAAGTGATGAGATTGAAGATTTACAAAAGGAAGGAATTAAAATCATTCAAGTTGATGAAGCTGCATTTAAAGAAGGTTATCCTTTAAGAACTGAAAATATAAAAGAGTATGAAAACTGGGCAACAAGAGATTTTAAAATATGTGTAAGTACTGCAAAAAAACAAACACAAATTCATACACATATGTGTTATAGTGAATTTAATGACATTATTAAAACAATTGAAGATATGGATGCTGATGTAATTTCAATTGAGACAGCAAGAAGTGGAAATGAACTACTTAAAATATTTAAAGAAGTTGGATACAAACAAGAAGTTGGACCTGGAGTTTATGATATTCACAGTCCAAGAGTTCCAAGTGTAGAAGAACTAAAAAAACAAATAGAACTATTACTTGAGGTATTACCAAAAGAGCAATTATGGATAAATCCAGATTGCGGACTAAAAACAAGAAAATGGGAAGAAGTAAAACCAAGCCTTACAAATATGGTTGAAGCAGTAAAACAAATAAGAAAGGATTATGAATAA
- a CDS encoding branched-chain amino acid ABC transporter permease, which translates to MDIFLQQLINGLTIGSLYALVALGYTMVYGVMRLINFAHGDLVAFSAYVGLTIFTQFYGSNALNIVNIVIVFCLTAIVVAFVGVLLERLAYRPLRTAPRLSAVVSALGASLVIQNAIMLIWGPNMEIFPSNIFPDTSWTFGTVIISFTQLVILALSAVLMIGLYIFINKTKVGTAIRATAIDQDAAKLMGINVNRIIMTIFIIGSMLGAIGGLFIGVYYRGLTFDMGWLYGLNAFIAAIIGGIGSIPGAMLGGLLLGLFNAMISGYVSTEWAETFTFILLIVILIFRPTGILGEKTAEKV; encoded by the coding sequence ATGGATATTTTTCTTCAACAGTTAATTAATGGTTTAACTATAGGAAGTTTATATGCATTAGTAGCATTAGGATATACAATGGTTTACGGTGTGATGAGGTTAATTAACTTCGCACACGGTGACCTTGTTGCCTTTTCTGCTTATGTTGGACTTACTATTTTTACTCAATTTTATGGTTCAAATGCACTAAATATTGTAAACATTGTAATTGTATTTTGTTTAACAGCAATAGTAGTAGCATTCGTGGGTGTTCTTCTTGAGCGTCTTGCTTATAGACCTTTAAGAACTGCACCAAGGTTAAGTGCGGTAGTTTCTGCACTAGGTGCATCACTTGTTATTCAAAATGCAATTATGCTGATTTGGGGTCCAAATATGGAGATTTTCCCATCGAATATTTTCCCAGATACTTCGTGGACTTTTGGAACAGTAATTATTTCATTTACACAATTAGTAATTTTAGCTTTATCAGCAGTGTTAATGATAGGTCTTTATATCTTCATTAATAAAACAAAAGTTGGTACTGCAATTAGAGCAACTGCAATCGATCAAGATGCAGCAAAGCTTATGGGTATTAATGTAAATAGAATTATTATGACTATTTTCATTATTGGTTCTATGCTTGGTGCTATTGGTGGATTGTTTATTGGTGTTTACTATAGAGGTTTAACATTTGATATGGGATGGCTTTATGGTTTAAATGCATTTATTGCAGCAATTATTGGTGGAATTGGTTCAATTCCAGGAGCAATGCTTGGTGGATTACTACTAGGATTATTTAATGCAATGATTTCAGGATATGTTTCTACAGAATGGGCTGAAACGTTTACATTTATTCTGTTAATTGTAATTTTAATCTTTAGACCAACTGGTATTCTTGGTGAAAAAACAGCGGAGAAAGTATAA
- a CDS encoding branched-chain amino acid ABC transporter substrate-binding protein, translated as MNFKKLTGALALSAVVASSLVAADTVKIGVQAPITGKYANEGQGIDQFVKLIVNEKNEQGGLLGKQIEVVTCDDEAKAQKAAVCAKKLVNAGVFAVIGSYTSGATQAAQTTYYRSKVLQTSDGTSDDLIKKKYWTFFRNSFPNSAQSDFTAEYMVNTKKYKNIVVLSDYSSYSTGLGDATEASIKKLGGNVVFRGKIKSGTQNFTAMLTKIKAMKPDAIYYSGYYTDGGLLRSQQAQLGIKADFIGGDSNDNPDFLKLAGKAAEGTVLINFPTPDILPYKEAKKYLGMYEDTYNMKPPSIWAVVNADGLRAIMHGVEQTKSFDTKKISDYLHTLKDYPGITGPVTFRNDGERIGAKFMVYSIQKDGSYKVVGQ; from the coding sequence ATGAATTTTAAAAAATTAACAGGTGCTTTAGCACTAAGTGCTGTTGTTGCAAGTTCACTTGTAGCAGCTGATACTGTAAAAATAGGGGTACAAGCTCCAATTACTGGAAAGTATGCAAATGAAGGTCAAGGAATTGATCAGTTTGTTAAATTAATTGTAAATGAAAAAAATGAGCAAGGTGGATTATTAGGTAAACAAATCGAAGTTGTTACTTGTGATGATGAAGCAAAAGCTCAAAAAGCAGCTGTATGTGCTAAGAAATTAGTAAACGCTGGTGTATTTGCAGTAATTGGATCTTATACTTCAGGTGCTACTCAAGCAGCTCAAACTACATATTATAGAAGTAAAGTATTACAAACTTCAGATGGTACTTCTGATGACTTAATCAAGAAAAAATACTGGACTTTCTTTAGAAACTCATTCCCAAATTCAGCACAAAGTGATTTTACAGCTGAGTATATGGTAAATACAAAAAAGTATAAAAATATCGTAGTTTTATCTGATTATTCTTCATACTCAACAGGTCTTGGTGATGCAACAGAAGCTTCTATCAAAAAACTTGGTGGAAATGTTGTATTTAGAGGTAAAATCAAATCAGGAACTCAAAACTTTACAGCAATGTTAACAAAAATCAAAGCTATGAAACCTGATGCTATTTATTACTCTGGTTATTATACTGATGGTGGATTATTAAGATCTCAACAAGCTCAATTAGGAATTAAAGCTGATTTCATCGGTGGTGATTCAAATGACAACCCAGATTTCTTAAAACTTGCAGGAAAAGCAGCTGAGGGAACAGTACTTATTAACTTCCCAACTCCAGATATCTTACCATACAAAGAAGCTAAAAAATATTTAGGTATGTATGAAGATACTTACAACATGAAGCCACCTTCAATTTGGGCAGTTGTAAATGCTGATGGATTAAGAGCTATTATGCATGGTGTTGAGCAAACAAAATCTTTTGATACAAAAAAGATTTCAGATTACTTACATACTCTAAAAGATTACCCAGGTATTACAGGACCAGTTACTTTTAGAAATGATGGTGAAAGAATTGGTGCTAAATTTATGGTTTACAGCATTCAAAAAGACGGCTCTTACAAAGTAGTAGGGCAATAG
- a CDS encoding thiamine phosphate synthase, with the protein MKKYLITDPKYYSNNLDLFKKNLQRILEKNSIDIACFRDKTSENFEELADVFIQTCKEFNIEKILLNKDFKLAKKLGATGVHLTSEQFKKIKKARDLDLYVVISCHNLSDIEKAQESYANAVTFSPIFDTPNKGEAKGINALVQAINLYEDMDIIALGGIVSNEQVEQIEKANPYGFASIRYFV; encoded by the coding sequence TTGAAAAAGTATCTTATTACTGACCCAAAATATTACTCAAATAACCTTGACTTATTTAAAAAAAACCTACAAAGAATACTTGAAAAAAACAGTATTGATATAGCATGTTTTAGAGATAAAACAAGTGAAAACTTTGAAGAACTAGCAGATGTATTTATTCAAACTTGTAAAGAGTTTAATATAGAAAAAATCCTATTAAACAAAGATTTTAAGCTAGCTAAAAAACTAGGTGCAACAGGGGTACACTTAACCTCTGAACAATTTAAAAAAATTAAAAAAGCCAGAGACTTAGATCTTTATGTAGTTATCTCATGTCATAATTTATCAGACATAGAAAAAGCTCAAGAATCATATGCAAATGCCGTAACATTCTCACCTATATTTGATACTCCCAATAAAGGCGAAGCAAAAGGTATAAATGCCCTTGTTCAAGCTATAAACTTATATGAGGATATGGATATTATTGCCCTTGGGGGAATTGTATCAAATGAGCAAGTTGAACAAATAGAAAAAGCAAACCCTTATGGATTTGCTTCAATTAGATATTTTGTTTAG
- the trmD gene encoding tRNA (guanosine(37)-N1)-methyltransferase TrmD, whose protein sequence is MKFTFVTLFPNLVEPYFQDSILKRAVDSNFINYEFYNPRDFTTNKHNKVDKQMVGGGAGMLMTPQPLFDCLDKIKESNEEAYIIFPLAAAKPFNQNDAKRLAKKKNIVFVSGRYEGIDERVIEKYANEVFSIGEFILTGGELPSLVMADAISRNVDGVLGNSDSLVMESYEDNILEAPSFSKPENFQNLSVVKEFLKGNHSKIADLKYNLAICKTKYFRPDLVTNKKIKN, encoded by the coding sequence TTGAAATTTACATTTGTGACTCTTTTCCCAAATTTAGTAGAACCATACTTTCAAGACTCTATTTTAAAAAGAGCAGTTGATTCAAATTTTATTAATTATGAGTTTTATAATCCAAGGGATTTTACTACTAATAAACATAATAAAGTTGATAAACAAATGGTTGGTGGAGGAGCTGGAATGCTTATGACTCCTCAACCACTTTTTGATTGCTTAGATAAAATAAAAGAATCAAACGAAGAAGCTTATATAATATTTCCTTTAGCTGCTGCAAAACCTTTTAATCAAAATGATGCAAAAAGATTAGCCAAAAAGAAAAACATAGTTTTTGTTAGTGGAAGATATGAAGGTATTGATGAAAGAGTTATTGAAAAATATGCAAATGAAGTGTTTTCAATAGGAGAGTTTATACTTACAGGCGGTGAATTACCATCACTAGTTATGGCAGATGCAATCTCAAGAAATGTAGATGGAGTACTTGGAAATTCTGATTCTTTAGTAATGGAGAGTTATGAAGATAATATCTTAGAAGCACCATCTTTTTCAAAGCCTGAAAATTTCCAAAATTTAAGTGTCGTTAAAGAATTCTTAAAGGGAAATCACAGTAAAATAGCCGACTTAAAATATAATCTGGCTATTTGCAAGACAAAATATTTTAGACCAGATTTAGTTACAAACAAAAAAATCAAAAATTAA
- a CDS encoding DMT family transporter, protein MSLDYLTPYELVLYASISSTLVLSFVIAYEKKFALVKEYIKNNFKIVFLLGLINPFLYYVVLFKAYDLLPAQEAQAINYTWALMLAFLSVIFLKQKLTINDILAGIICYFGVLIISTKGEPFSLNFSNLDGVFLALLSTVLWSMYWILNTKSKVDPIVGLFSNFLVSLPIIIVYFLFTQPLNLPSLNGILAASYVGMFEMGITFLFWLKAMQSATSTSKIANLIFISPFLSLVFIYFIVGEQIYISTVIGLSTIVLGLVIQQFKFSKNS, encoded by the coding sequence ATCTCACTTGATTATTTAACTCCATATGAACTAGTTTTATATGCATCTATTAGTTCTACTTTAGTTCTATCTTTTGTAATAGCATATGAAAAGAAGTTTGCTTTAGTAAAAGAGTATATTAAAAACAATTTTAAAATTGTTTTTTTACTTGGACTTATAAATCCTTTTTTATATTATGTTGTTTTATTTAAAGCCTATGATTTATTACCTGCTCAAGAAGCACAAGCAATAAACTATACTTGGGCTTTAATGTTGGCATTTCTATCTGTAATATTTTTAAAACAGAAACTTACAATAAATGATATTCTTGCAGGTATTATTTGTTATTTTGGTGTTTTAATTATCTCTACAAAAGGTGAACCTTTTTCACTTAATTTTTCAAACCTTGATGGTGTATTCTTAGCTTTACTATCAACAGTTCTTTGGTCTATGTATTGGATTTTAAATACAAAATCAAAAGTTGACCCAATAGTTGGACTTTTTAGTAATTTTTTAGTCTCTCTTCCAATAATTATTGTTTATTTCTTATTTACTCAACCACTAAACTTGCCATCATTAAATGGCATTTTAGCTGCAAGTTATGTTGGAATGTTTGAAATGGGTATAACATTTTTATTTTGGTTAAAGGCTATGCAAAGTGCAACTTCAACTTCAAAAATAGCAAATCTAATTTTCATATCACCATTTTTATCTTTAGTATTTATATATTTTATTGTTGGAGAGCAGATTTATATATCTACAGTTATTGGCTTAAGTACTATTGTTTTAGGTTTAGTAATTCAACAATTTAAATTCTCAAAAAATAGCTAA
- the ilvA gene encoding threonine ammonia-lyase → MITFDKIKEAHKNLQGVAQVTPMTKAPILSEDSGSDIYLKKENLQLTGSFKLRGAYNRIANLSQEKRDKGVVAASAGNHAQGLAFAAKQFNCEATIFMPEATPLTKVSGVMSHGANVVLTGENFDEAYAAAMKFREEKNCEFIHPFADDDVIAGQGTVAIEILEKIPDLKQIIVPIGGGGLISGIAIAAKAINPDIKIIGVVSSGATAMKESYKSQMPLDSKSVRTIADGIAVKNVNPKLLNIIIDYVDHIVEVTDNEIANAILFLLEKHKLVVEGAGAVATAAIMHDKIEMDDTKVCALVSGGNIDVTMLAQIIEKGLVKSNRKMNLMVTLMDKPGSLTHLSEIFRDCGANIVQIDYDRDSIKLDFGEALITIALETKGDEHQKQIREKLKQNGYKFKQI, encoded by the coding sequence ATGATTACATTTGATAAAATAAAAGAAGCACATAAAAATTTACAAGGTGTAGCACAAGTTACACCAATGACAAAAGCTCCTATTTTAAGTGAAGATTCAGGTAGTGATATTTACCTAAAAAAAGAGAACCTACAATTAACAGGAAGCTTTAAACTAAGAGGTGCGTATAATAGAATTGCGAATTTATCACAAGAGAAAAGAGATAAAGGTGTAGTTGCAGCAAGTGCGGGGAATCATGCTCAAGGCTTAGCCTTTGCAGCAAAACAATTCAACTGTGAAGCTACTATTTTTATGCCAGAAGCTACTCCTCTTACAAAAGTTTCAGGAGTAATGTCCCATGGTGCAAATGTTGTATTAACTGGTGAAAATTTTGATGAAGCATATGCAGCTGCTATGAAATTTAGAGAAGAAAAGAATTGTGAATTCATTCACCCTTTTGCTGATGATGATGTGATTGCAGGACAAGGAACAGTTGCCATTGAAATTTTAGAAAAAATTCCTGATTTAAAACAAATAATTGTCCCAATTGGTGGTGGTGGATTAATTTCTGGTATTGCAATAGCTGCAAAAGCTATAAATCCTGATATTAAGATAATTGGTGTTGTTTCAAGTGGTGCTACTGCAATGAAAGAGTCATATAAATCTCAAATGCCTCTAGATTCAAAATCAGTTAGAACTATTGCTGATGGAATTGCAGTAAAAAATGTAAACCCAAAACTTTTAAATATTATTATTGATTATGTTGACCATATTGTTGAAGTTACTGATAATGAAATTGCAAATGCAATTTTATTTTTACTAGAAAAACATAAACTTGTAGTTGAAGGTGCAGGAGCTGTTGCAACAGCTGCTATTATGCATGATAAAATTGAAATGGATGATACAAAAGTTTGTGCTCTTGTAAGTGGTGGAAATATTGATGTTACTATGCTTGCACAAATTATTGAGAAGGGTTTAGTAAAATCAAATAGAAAAATGAATCTTATGGTAACACTTATGGATAAACCTGGTTCATTAACACATTTAAGTGAAATCTTTAGAGATTGTGGAGCAAATATTGTTCAAATAGATTATGACAGAGACTCGATAAAACTGGACTTTGGAGAGGCTTTGATCACAATTGCTCTTGAAACAAAAGGTGATGAACACCAAAAGCAAATTAGAGAAAAATTGAAACAAAATGGGTATAAGTTCAAACAAATTTAG
- a CDS encoding branched-chain amino acid ABC transporter permease, giving the protein MINRNLLIAFVAVMAVFPFLVDSAWLSIGITFLVFAVVAFSQDIILGRAGIFNMGHAIFFGIGAYTTAILNVHYGLEIIATIPFAIIFPMIVAVLLAGPIIHLRGDYLLVATIGFNIIFEQVLSNDIFGLTGGPNGIFGIDVVRVFGYELWSDTAIYYIAFGLLLITLLIIRNLDTSAFGRALYYINKDEIAAKSMGINISYYKLFAFALGAAIAGAAGSVFAIQYSAVSPESFNFMQSVMFFAIVLVGGSASLPGIIIGTFVMFVLPELFTEFDEARYLIFGAAMVLTMILRPNGVWPAKFGIVPKFIKEKANKSQGEK; this is encoded by the coding sequence ATGATTAATAGAAATCTTTTAATAGCCTTTGTAGCAGTAATGGCAGTTTTCCCGTTTTTAGTTGATTCAGCTTGGTTATCAATTGGTATTACATTTTTAGTATTTGCAGTTGTGGCATTTTCACAAGATATTATTCTTGGACGTGCTGGTATTTTTAATATGGGTCATGCCATTTTCTTTGGTATTGGTGCATATACAACAGCTATTTTAAATGTACACTATGGATTAGAAATTATTGCAACAATACCTTTTGCAATTATATTTCCTATGATTGTAGCGGTATTACTTGCTGGTCCAATTATTCACTTAAGAGGGGATTACCTTTTAGTTGCAACTATTGGATTTAATATCATTTTTGAACAAGTTTTATCAAATGATATTTTTGGTTTAACAGGTGGTCCAAATGGTATTTTTGGAATTGATGTAGTAAGAGTATTTGGATATGAATTATGGTCTGATACTGCAATTTACTATATAGCATTTGGTTTACTTTTAATTACATTACTTATTATCAGAAACTTAGATACATCTGCATTTGGTAGAGCATTATACTATATCAATAAAGATGAGATTGCAGCAAAATCTATGGGAATAAATATCTCATATTATAAACTATTTGCTTTTGCATTAGGTGCTGCTATTGCAGGTGCTGCTGGTTCAGTATTTGCTATTCAGTATTCAGCTGTATCTCCTGAGTCATTTAACTTTATGCAATCAGTTATGTTCTTTGCTATTGTACTTGTAGGTGGTTCTGCATCACTTCCTGGTATTATCATAGGAACATTTGTAATGTTTGTATTACCTGAATTATTTACTGAGTTTGACGAAGCTAGATATTTAATCTTTGGTGCAGCAATGGTATTAACTATGATTTTAAGACCAAATGGTGTATGGCCAGCTAAATTTGGAATTGTTCCTAAATTTATCAAAGAAAAAGCAAATAAAAGCCAAGGAGAGAAATAA
- a CDS encoding DedA family protein, translating to MLADIVNFVVDTVGSLGYAGIFIMMFLESSFFPFPSEVVMVPAGYLAYKGEMNLFLAIFFGILGSLAGALLNYFLAVKFGRAFLIKYGKYFFIKEETIDKMEDFFKSHGHISTFSGRLIPAVRQYISFPAGLARMNLLVFSIYTTLGAGIWVIVLTLLGYFIGDNEALVKEYLRYIIIGILLTLVALGFWYYKKVKKQKV from the coding sequence ATGTTAGCAGATATAGTAAATTTTGTAGTAGATACTGTTGGTAGTTTAGGTTACGCAGGTATTTTTATTATGATGTTTTTAGAGAGTTCTTTTTTCCCTTTTCCCTCAGAAGTTGTAATGGTTCCAGCTGGATACCTAGCATATAAAGGTGAAATGAATCTATTTCTAGCTATTTTCTTTGGTATTTTAGGTTCCCTAGCAGGTGCACTTTTAAACTATTTCTTAGCAGTTAAATTTGGTAGAGCTTTTTTAATTAAGTATGGTAAATACTTTTTTATAAAAGAAGAAACTATTGATAAAATGGAAGATTTTTTCAAAAGTCATGGTCATATATCAACTTTTTCAGGTAGATTAATCCCTGCTGTTAGACAATATATCTCATTCCCAGCAGGACTTGCTAGAATGAACTTACTTGTTTTTTCTATTTATACTACACTTGGTGCAGGTATATGGGTAATAGTTCTTACACTTTTAGGTTACTTTATTGGTGATAATGAAGCCTTAGTAAAAGAGTACTTAAGATATATTATAATAGGTATTTTATTAACATTAGTAGCTTTAGGATTCTGGTACTACAAAAAAGTTAAAAAACAAAAAGTTTAA
- the rplS gene encoding 50S ribosomal protein L19: MKNRYIAAFEAAQIANKEIPQFRAGDTVRLGVEIKEGAKTRVQTFEGIVIARAGNGVDSTFTVRKIGANSVGVERIFPLYSESLKTFEVIRRGRVRRAKLHYLRGLKGKAARIKELKK; this comes from the coding sequence ATGAAAAATAGATATATTGCAGCTTTTGAAGCAGCGCAAATTGCAAACAAAGAAATTCCTCAGTTTAGAGCTGGTGATACAGTAAGACTTGGTGTTGAAATTAAAGAAGGTGCTAAGACAAGAGTTCAGACTTTTGAAGGTATCGTTATTGCTAGAGCTGGTAATGGTGTTGATTCTACTTTTACGGTAAGAAAAATTGGTGCTAACTCTGTTGGTGTTGAAAGAATTTTCCCATTATACTCTGAATCTTTAAAAACTTTTGAGGTAATCAGAAGAGGTAGAGTAAGAAGAGCTAAACTTCACTACTTAAGAGGATTAAAAGGTAAAGCTGCAAGAATTAAAGAGCTTAAAAAGTAA